One Pagrus major chromosome 15, Pma_NU_1.0 DNA window includes the following coding sequences:
- the LOC141009415 gene encoding E3 ubiquitin-protein ligase TRIM35-like isoform X1 translates to MAEKISLVESFLNCHVCSETFRDPVSLSCNHSFCSSCLQQFWEQAKSKNCPVCKRKPVMEDPAVNLTLKELADSFAGGQKTGSPEMEKENEVVCDKHPEVPYWFCEDEQRALCPVCEFSLHHNHKLVPIEEAAGELKEQLKSDLRSLQDKREKYKQVEETYSEVAQHSKRQLLSTERQIRAEFNKLHQFLKEEEESRLASLREEEEQKRQTIIREMKKIQVQISSLSDSICAVEEELQKHNVPFLSTYKPTQTRARAQCSLSDPQLVSGALIDVAKHLGNLSFRVWEKMKDKVRFWPFILDPNTACPDLYLSDDLTSVRRGDTDQPLPDNPERFAKYATILGSVGFSSGIHSWEVEVGDHPLWHLGVVKESVERKREISVTSEYVSWSLSHDNGKYTDGLDEIVTERSLPRIRVQVDYESGEVSFYDPEDMTHICTYRDTFTGKLFPFFNVGRAGDAKTTDIKICQTDISL, encoded by the coding sequence ATGGCTGAGAAGATTTCTCTCGTTGAAAGTTTCCTGAACTGTCATGTGTGTTCAGAGACTTTCAGAGATCCTGTGTCTCTGAGCTGCAACCACAGCTTCTGCTCAAGCTGCCTGCAACAATTCTGGGAACAAGCTAAAAGCAAAAACTGTCCAGTTTGTAAAAGAAAACCCGTAATGGAAGATCCTGCGGTGAACCTCACGCTGAAGGAACTGGCTGACTCCTTTGCTGGGGGGCAGAAAACTGGATCAcctgaaatggaaaaagagaACGAGGTGGTGTGTGATAAACATCCAGAAGTCCCTTATTGGTTCTGTGAGGACGAGCAGAGAGCTTTGTGTCCTGTCTGTGAGTTCTCTCTCCACCACAACCACAAGTTGGTGCCGATAGAGGAAGCAGCCGGTGAGCTGAAGGAGCAGCTGAAATCTGACTTAAGGTCTCTACAGGACAAGAGggagaaatacaaacaagtggAGGAAACCTACAGTGAAGTGGCTCAACACTCCAAGAGACAGCTTTTGTCCACAGAGAGGCAGATCAGAGCAGAGTTCAACAAGCTCCACCAGTTcctgaaagaggaagaggagtccAGACTGGCGtctctgagggaggaagaggagcagaagaggcAGACTATCAtcagagagatgaagaagatTCAGGTCCAgatctcctctctgtcagaCAGTATCTGTGCTGTTGAagaggagctgcagaaacacaatgTGCCATTCCTCAGCACTTATAAACCCACTCAGACCAGAGCCAGAGCTCAGTGCTCACTGTCAGATCCACAGCTGGTCTCAGGAGCGCTGATAGATgtggccaaacacctgggcaacctgtCCTTCAGAGTCTGGGAGAAGATGAAGGACAAGGTCCGCTTCTGGCCTTTCAttctggacccaaacactgcATGCCCCGATCTCTATCTGTCTGACGATCTGACCAGTGTGAGACGTGGAGACACAGACCAGCCGCTTCCTGACAATCCAGAGAGATTCGCTAAGTATGCCACTATTCTGGGCTCAGTGGGCTTCAGCTCAGGGATACACAgctgggaggtggaggtgggagaTCATCCTCTTTGGCATTTGGGTGTGGTTAAAGAGTCAgttgagaggaagagagagatatCTGTTACATCAGAGTACGTAAGCTGGTCTTTATCACACGACAATGGAAAATATACTGATGGTCTCGATGAGATAGTCACTGAGAGGAGTCTCCCGAGGATCAGAGTCCAGGTGGACTATGAGAGCGGGGAGGTGTCCTTCTACGACCCTGAGGACATGACTCACATCTGCACTTACAGAGACACTTTCACTGGGAAACTCTTTCCATTTTTCAATGTTGGGCGTGCTGGTGATGCTAAAACTACTGATATCAAAATCTGCCAAACTGATATTTCTCTGTAA
- the LOC141009415 gene encoding nuclear factor 7, brain-like isoform X2 — protein MEDPAVNLTLKELADSFAGGQKTGSPEMEKENEVVCDKHPEVPYWFCEDEQRALCPVCEFSLHHNHKLVPIEEAAGELKEQLKSDLRSLQDKREKYKQVEETYSEVAQHSKRQLLSTERQIRAEFNKLHQFLKEEEESRLASLREEEEQKRQTIIREMKKIQVQISSLSDSICAVEEELQKHNVPFLSTYKPTQTRARAQCSLSDPQLVSGALIDVAKHLGNLSFRVWEKMKDKVRFWPFILDPNTACPDLYLSDDLTSVRRGDTDQPLPDNPERFAKYATILGSVGFSSGIHSWEVEVGDHPLWHLGVVKESVERKREISVTSEYVSWSLSHDNGKYTDGLDEIVTERSLPRIRVQVDYESGEVSFYDPEDMTHICTYRDTFTGKLFPFFNVGRAGDAKTTDIKICQTDISL, from the coding sequence ATGGAAGATCCTGCGGTGAACCTCACGCTGAAGGAACTGGCTGACTCCTTTGCTGGGGGGCAGAAAACTGGATCAcctgaaatggaaaaagagaACGAGGTGGTGTGTGATAAACATCCAGAAGTCCCTTATTGGTTCTGTGAGGACGAGCAGAGAGCTTTGTGTCCTGTCTGTGAGTTCTCTCTCCACCACAACCACAAGTTGGTGCCGATAGAGGAAGCAGCCGGTGAGCTGAAGGAGCAGCTGAAATCTGACTTAAGGTCTCTACAGGACAAGAGggagaaatacaaacaagtggAGGAAACCTACAGTGAAGTGGCTCAACACTCCAAGAGACAGCTTTTGTCCACAGAGAGGCAGATCAGAGCAGAGTTCAACAAGCTCCACCAGTTcctgaaagaggaagaggagtccAGACTGGCGtctctgagggaggaagaggagcagaagaggcAGACTATCAtcagagagatgaagaagatTCAGGTCCAgatctcctctctgtcagaCAGTATCTGTGCTGTTGAagaggagctgcagaaacacaatgTGCCATTCCTCAGCACTTATAAACCCACTCAGACCAGAGCCAGAGCTCAGTGCTCACTGTCAGATCCACAGCTGGTCTCAGGAGCGCTGATAGATgtggccaaacacctgggcaacctgtCCTTCAGAGTCTGGGAGAAGATGAAGGACAAGGTCCGCTTCTGGCCTTTCAttctggacccaaacactgcATGCCCCGATCTCTATCTGTCTGACGATCTGACCAGTGTGAGACGTGGAGACACAGACCAGCCGCTTCCTGACAATCCAGAGAGATTCGCTAAGTATGCCACTATTCTGGGCTCAGTGGGCTTCAGCTCAGGGATACACAgctgggaggtggaggtgggagaTCATCCTCTTTGGCATTTGGGTGTGGTTAAAGAGTCAgttgagaggaagagagagatatCTGTTACATCAGAGTACGTAAGCTGGTCTTTATCACACGACAATGGAAAATATACTGATGGTCTCGATGAGATAGTCACTGAGAGGAGTCTCCCGAGGATCAGAGTCCAGGTGGACTATGAGAGCGGGGAGGTGTCCTTCTACGACCCTGAGGACATGACTCACATCTGCACTTACAGAGACACTTTCACTGGGAAACTCTTTCCATTTTTCAATGTTGGGCGTGCTGGTGATGCTAAAACTACTGATATCAAAATCTGCCAAACTGATATTTCTCTGTAA